The Planctomycetota bacterium sequence GATTCATAAAAAAGGTCAGGCGGGCGCACTCGGCCTGTTCCAGGCGGATAAAAATAGGTGGTTTAGGCATATAAATAATAAATTGGATTGCTTCGTCGCTTCGTAGCCAGGATCCTCGCAATGACCATATGAACTATTGTCATTGCGAGCGTTAGCGAAGCAATCTCTATTAAACTTAGAAATTCCATACGACAAGTCAATCTTGCCTGATTCAGCAAATCAATATTTCCACATTCGCAAGTCTATCTTTCCACTTATACCAAAAAATACAGTTTATTTGGCCATATTTGCCCAATATAACGAGTATTTGGCCCGGTATTCAATGAAAAACAGGGGTAACCAGGCCGCAAAACAGGCCAATTCTTACCTGCCTGCCGGCAGGCGAGCCATCTGAATCATCTTATATATTAGCAAATATATCAAAACATATCAAGGAATGTAGCAAGATATTGCAAACTATGACACCTTATGTCACTGACTGGTATCCCCACCCCTACCCAGGGTGTAGATAACCCATATCCTGGGTGTAGATTACTCATATCCTGGGTGTAGATTATCCATATTCCGGGTGTAGATTATCCATATCCCAGGTGCAGATAACCCATATCCCGGGTGCAGATTACTCATATCCGGAGTGCAGATTACTCATGCCCGGAGTGTAGATTACTCATATCCCGGGTGTAGATTACTCATATCCCGGGTGTAGATTATCCATATCCCGGGTGTAGATTATCTATATCCCGGGTACAGATTACTCATACCCGGAGTGCAGATTACTCATATCCCGGGTGTAGATTATCCATATCCCGGGTGCAGATTACCCATATCCGGAGTGAAGATTACCCATACCCGGGGTGAAGATTATTCATACCCGGAGTATAGATAACTCTTACCCCTGGTTAAGGACAGACAGGGGGGTATCTAGGAAAAAACGCAGCGGAGTGACCTGGCATCATTTGAATTAACGCGGAATTATCCTGGAATTCAAAATGACCCGCCGATTGATATTATCACATTCCGGCCCGGCTCATTATTACCCGAACCGTGGGTCCGGTAGTCGCGGTTACCGAGATTTTCTATTGCCACGGAGAGTCGGAATATCCGGCTCAAGTTGACGCCGCCCCTGATGTTATAGATGCTGTATCCCGGCGTGCCGTCCGGCGGGATTCGCTGTGTATTGAGTTTGTCCAGAGGCGAGAGCCGGTCCTGACGGTCGGCCATCTTGGTTTCCAGTTCTGACCACCATTTGCCGGCCGCATCAGTTCTGCGGATACCGAAAATAGCCAGGGTTGGTGGAATCATTGTCATTGGTTGTCGTGATTTAACGCCGGGCGAGGTATAGGTATCCACCTGGCCTCGCTGCGAACTCGCGCCGCCAAAGACAGACCAGATATTATCAAACCGGTAGTTCACCTTGAATTCCAGCCCGTAGATATTCCCATCGCCCACATTTGACTTCTGCACCTCGTTTAATCCGGTGATGGTTACGCCGGTCGGATAGCGGACAATCATATCGTTAATTATAGTATAGAAAAAGGCGCCTTGGGCGCTGAATTTATCGGTCTCTGTTTTAGAGCCGGTTTCAATAGAGAGAAAGTTCTCCGGTTTTAGGTTGGGCGATGGCGTTTCTATTTCATTGGACAGGGCAATGTCCAGCCGCGTTAGGTCGGAGAGGTTCGGCGACCGGAAGCCCTGCGAGATGCCGCCGAAGATATTCCACTTCTCAGTCGGCATATAGGATAACCGCAGATTACCGGACAGATTGCTCCATCGGTCGGAGATGGCTATGGTGGTGGGTGTGACAATCGTTGGGTCTTTGACCTTATCCGCATCAACGATGGCTTGTGTATAGCGAAGGCCGGCAGTAAGATTCAATGATGGTTTTAGCGGATATTCATTCTGGATGTATAGGCCGGCTAAATCGTAGGTCGCGTCATCGGCCACCGGACCCTGAATCTCAATGCTTTCCAGTGCGCCGCTGGCCAGGTATTTGCGCAAGAATGAATCCACATTATCGCGGTAGAATTCAGCGCCGTAAACCAGATGGCCTAATGAAGTCGCCCGTTCCATCTGTGCCGAAAGACCCAGGGTGTTGACGTCAAAGCCGGAACGTTCCATCTTGTTATTGCTTCTCTTGCGGAATAACTGCTCGTCCTGGCTGTGGTAGGAGAGGGAAAACTTTGCCTTATCGCCCAGCCAACCGGCATCGTCTTTATAGTATTGTAAGTAGGTCAGGCGGCGCTGGTGGTTATACGAGCGTTCCTTGTCTGTGCCGATGGTGGTATCCTGCCAGGAGATGCCAAAGGTAGTGGCGTGCGTTCTCCAGACATCGGGCTGGTTGACTCGGCTGTGGGCCAGGAAGAGTTTGTCCTGCTTGTTGATGAGATATTCCGCTTTGAGGTCGTAGTCCATTTCCTGGTAGCCGGTCTTGGGCTGTGTGCCGGTATGCGCACCGCCTTGTAAATCGTTGAAGTCCTTGTCCGAAGCGCCGGCCAGCATCCTAATGGATGGGCTGAAAGCGCCGCTGATTTCAGCCCGGGCAACACTTGATGTGTCCGCCGTGGCATAACGTTCAGAGGCGCGATACGAGAATCCTTTTTCCTGTTCTGGAGAAATGGTGATGACATTGACCGTCCCGCCGATAGCATCGCTGCCGTAAAGCGCCGAGGCCGGTCCTTTGACCACCTCTAATCGTCCGATAGTGAATGAATCAACCGTATTCCAATATTCATTAGGCCCGTCCCGGAATACGGAGTTGTTCAGCCGGATGCCGTCTATCAGGAGCAGGTTGCGGAAACCGGTAAAGCCGCGAATAAACGGCGAGCCCTGGCCCTGGGAGGTCTTCTGGACTGTCACCGACGGGTCGGATGAGAATATCTCCGGCATACTCCGGCTGAATTTTCTGTTTTGGATATCATCAGCTGTAATGACCTCGGTGATATAAGCCGTTTCAAACGGCTTCGCATCGGTGCGCGAGGCGGTGACGATGATTTCGTCGGGCTTTGTTTGGGCTGTATCGGCGCTTATTAACACTCCAACGCCCCATAATCCCAGAGCCATAACCAGCCATTTATTCTTTATCAAGCCGGCAACCTTTCTATAACCTGACATATATAAACGAATAAAAGGGCGTTGCGGCTCATTTTATTTTGGATTTTTTGCGGTCTGGATTGACAAACTGCTGAACCGATACTATAATAAATATCCATGAAACACAGTTTGCTGGGCCTGGCTATTTTTATCTGCGTGGTGGGCTGCGGACCGGATAGTCAAACACCAAATTCCAATAACCAAACACCAAACAACAAAGACCAAGCATCAATAACTAATAATCAAATACCAGATACAAAACACCAAACATCAAATTCAGAGGAGCAAGTTATGAACATTCGTGAATCAGTCCTGGCCGGCAGTTGGTATCCGGCTAATCCCGACACCCTGCGCAAGGAGATTGCCAGGTATTTTGATGCCGTGAAACTACCCAAAGGCGTTGACCAGAAGCAGGATGTTGTTGGCCTGGTGGTGCCGCATGCCGGGCATCAGTATTCCGGTCCCTGCGCTGCCTATGGTTATTCCTTACTCAAAGGCAAGATATATAAACGGGTTATCATTATGGGTCCGAGCCATCGGGTCGGATTCAACGGGGTCTCGGTTTCCCAGGCCACGCATTATGAAACGCCGCTGGGCAAAGTCCCGGTGGACCGACAGGCCTGCGATAAACTCCTGCAGAGAATTAATCTTTTCAGTTACCAGGCCGCGGCTGACAAGAACGAGCATTCGGTGGAGATTCAACTGCCGTTCCTGCAGACCGTGCTGGCGGATGGCTATAAGATTGTGCCTTTGGTGGTCGGTGATGTGGACGATTTTCAGGCCGTGGCGTCCATCATCAAGGAGGTCGTGGATGACCAGACACTGGTCATTGCCAGTTCGGACTTCACGCACTACGGCGAGGATTTCGGCTATGTGCCTTTCACGGACAGCATCAAGGCCAATCTCAAGAAACTGGACAACGGCGCCATTGAGCAAATCGTGAAACTCTCTCCGGACGGATTTGAGAAGTATATCAGGTCCACCGGAGCCACGGTCTGCGGTTATAAGCCGATTGCCTTATTGCTGAATATCTTAGGTGGAGAAAATAAAGTAACATTGCTGGACTATTATACATCGGGTGATTTGTCCGGCGACTATGCCCACTGCGTTAGTTATGCCTGTATCGCATTCAGCAAGAACGCATCAGCTCAACAGGCCGGGGATGATTTGGATAAGTCAGAACAGGCCGCCCTGCTCAAACTGGCCCGGCAGACCCTGAAGGTCTATTTGAATGACAAAAAGACGCCTAAATTTAACGAGAAGGAATTGACGGCCCGGCTAAAGGAGAAGCGGGGCATATTTGTCACCTTAAAGAACCGCGGTGAATTGCGGGGCTGTATCGGCCGCATATTTGACCCGGAACCGCTTTATCAGGAAGCGATAGAGTATACGGTGCATTCGACCCAGGATTCCCGTTTTTACTATAATCCGGTTACGGCCAAGGAGGAACCGGATATTGACATAGAGATTTCGGTCCTGTCGCCGATGAAAAAGGTAGCCAGTTATAAGGATATCGTGGTTGGTAGGCACGGGGTTTATCTGATGAAGGACGGTTGTAATGCGGTATTCCTGCCCCAGGTGGCGCCGGAACAGGGTTGGACCCGGGATGAGATGCTTAATCAGCTGTCGATGAAGGCTGGACTGGACAAGGACGCCTGGCGTCAGGACGCGGAGTTTATGGTCTTTACCGCACAGGTGTTTGGGGAGAAAGAGTAAAAAGCGTAGAGCGTATAGCGTGGAGCGTAGAGCGTATGGACAGAAGACAATTCCTGAAATCAGCCGCCGGCTGCGCCGCGATATCGCTTCTGGCGCAGAACAGAACACTTTCTGCCGAGCCGGCCAAGGACACACGCAAGGAGGTAGCATACTACAAGAAACTTGATGACGGAGTAGTGGAGTGCCTCATCTGCCCGAAAAAGTGCAAGGTGCTGAATCAGGGACGGGGCATCTGCGGCAATAAACTCAATGACGACGGAGTTTATTATAGTTTGGTCTATTCCAAACCCTGCACCATTAACATTGACCCGATAGAGAAAAAGCCGCTGTTCCATTTTCTGCCCGGCAGCCAGGCCTATTCGTTATCCACGGCCGGGTGTAATTTCGGATGCAGTTTCTGCCAGAACTGGCAGATTTCACAATCCAAGCCCGAGCAGATGGATAATTATAATCTTACGCCGAAAGAAATTGTCGAGCAGGCGAAGAAGAATGAAGCCAAGGTGATTGCCTTTACCTACGGCGAGCCGGTTGTCTATTACGAATATATGTATGACATTGCCAAACTGGCTCGTGAGCAGAAGATGCACAGCGTGATGATTTCCAACGGCTACATCAACGAAGAGCCGCTGCGCGAACTTTGCAAACATCTCAGCGCGGTCAAGATAGACCTCAAGGCATTCACTGACGACTTTTACCGGAAATACTGCAACGGCTCTCTTCAGCCGGTCTTAGATACGCTCCTGACCCTGAAGAGGATTGGCATCTGGTTTGAGGTGGTGGTCCTGATAATCCCGACCCTGAATGACAGCGCCAAAGAGATTAAACAGATGTGTGAATGGATAAAGAATAACTTAGGCGACAACGTGCCGGTGCATTTCTCCAGATTCCATCCGGAATATAAACTCAAGAACCTGCCGGTCACGCCGGTACAGACGATGGAAGACGCCCATCAAATTGCCAAAGAGGCCGGTTTGAGGTTCGTATATCTGGGAAATATTGCAAATCATCCGGCTGAATCCACCTATTGCCTGGCCTGCCAAAAGCCGATAATAAAGCGGGTGGGCTTCCGGATAGCGGAAACCCTGATAAAGCAGGGCAAATGCCCGTTTTGTTCGGCCCTGATACCCGGGGTCTGGGCCGGGTGAATATTTGATAAATTTATCATATTTTTCTTGATTTTTATTTAATAGTTGGTATACTACCTATATATAGCAAAACCAAGGAGAGTAGTACTATATGAAAAACATATTATACGGGTTGATTATAGTAGGATTCCTTGCGGCCATCGCCGGTATTTTCCTGGTATTTACCGAGCGCAATAAGGCCATAGATTCCAGAATGGCAGCCGAAGACCAGAAAGATATAGCCCTTGAGGCCAAGAAAAAGGCGGATAGCGAGAAGGCCGACGCCCTGAAGGCCAGAGAAGCATCCGAAGTCCAGGCCAAGCAAGCCAGAGAACAGGCCGACAAGGCCATATCGGATTCAGCCCAGGCCATGACCAGAGTCAAGTCCGCCGACGATGAAAAAGACAAGGCGTTAAAGGAAAAACAGGAAGCTGAAAAGACCCGGGAGGAGGCGCTGTCGGCCAAGGCATTGGCCGAGAAAGCCAAGCAGGATGCCGAATCCAAAGAGGGCGAAGCCGAGGCGCGCG is a genomic window containing:
- the amrS gene encoding AmmeMemoRadiSam system radical SAM enzyme; translated protein: MDRRQFLKSAAGCAAISLLAQNRTLSAEPAKDTRKEVAYYKKLDDGVVECLICPKKCKVLNQGRGICGNKLNDDGVYYSLVYSKPCTINIDPIEKKPLFHFLPGSQAYSLSTAGCNFGCSFCQNWQISQSKPEQMDNYNLTPKEIVEQAKKNEAKVIAFTYGEPVVYYEYMYDIAKLAREQKMHSVMISNGYINEEPLRELCKHLSAVKIDLKAFTDDFYRKYCNGSLQPVLDTLLTLKRIGIWFEVVVLIIPTLNDSAKEIKQMCEWIKNNLGDNVPVHFSRFHPEYKLKNLPVTPVQTMEDAHQIAKEAGLRFVYLGNIANHPAESTYCLACQKPIIKRVGFRIAETLIKQGKCPFCSALIPGVWAG
- a CDS encoding TonB-dependent receptor, which codes for MSGYRKVAGLIKNKWLVMALGLWGVGVLISADTAQTKPDEIIVTASRTDAKPFETAYITEVITADDIQNRKFSRSMPEIFSSDPSVTVQKTSQGQGSPFIRGFTGFRNLLLIDGIRLNNSVFRDGPNEYWNTVDSFTIGRLEVVKGPASALYGSDAIGGTVNVITISPEQEKGFSYRASERYATADTSSVARAEISGAFSPSIRMLAGASDKDFNDLQGGAHTGTQPKTGYQEMDYDLKAEYLINKQDKLFLAHSRVNQPDVWRTHATTFGISWQDTTIGTDKERSYNHQRRLTYLQYYKDDAGWLGDKAKFSLSYHSQDEQLFRKRSNNKMERSGFDVNTLGLSAQMERATSLGHLVYGAEFYRDNVDSFLRKYLASGALESIEIQGPVADDATYDLAGLYIQNEYPLKPSLNLTAGLRYTQAIVDADKVKDPTIVTPTTIAISDRWSNLSGNLRLSYMPTEKWNIFGGISQGFRSPNLSDLTRLDIALSNEIETPSPNLKPENFLSIETGSKTETDKFSAQGAFFYTIINDMIVRYPTGVTITGLNEVQKSNVGDGNIYGLEFKVNYRFDNIWSVFGGASSQRGQVDTYTSPGVKSRQPMTMIPPTLAIFGIRRTDAAGKWWSELETKMADRQDRLSPLDKLNTQRIPPDGTPGYSIYNIRGGVNLSRIFRLSVAIENLGNRDYRTHGSGNNEPGRNVIISIGGSF
- the amrB gene encoding AmmeMemoRadiSam system protein B — protein: MKHSLLGLAIFICVVGCGPDSQTPNSNNQTPNNKDQASITNNQIPDTKHQTSNSEEQVMNIRESVLAGSWYPANPDTLRKEIARYFDAVKLPKGVDQKQDVVGLVVPHAGHQYSGPCAAYGYSLLKGKIYKRVIIMGPSHRVGFNGVSVSQATHYETPLGKVPVDRQACDKLLQRINLFSYQAAADKNEHSVEIQLPFLQTVLADGYKIVPLVVGDVDDFQAVASIIKEVVDDQTLVIASSDFTHYGEDFGYVPFTDSIKANLKKLDNGAIEQIVKLSPDGFEKYIRSTGATVCGYKPIALLLNILGGENKVTLLDYYTSGDLSGDYAHCVSYACIAFSKNASAQQAGDDLDKSEQAALLKLARQTLKVYLNDKKTPKFNEKELTARLKEKRGIFVTLKNRGELRGCIGRIFDPEPLYQEAIEYTVHSTQDSRFYYNPVTAKEEPDIDIEISVLSPMKKVASYKDIVVGRHGVYLMKDGCNAVFLPQVAPEQGWTRDEMLNQLSMKAGLDKDAWRQDAEFMVFTAQVFGEKE